Genomic window (Sphingosinicella microcystinivorans):
TTCTTCGTCATCTAGCGGACTGAAAAGGACACAGGACATGAGCGTGAAATTCATCGGCTACATCGGTTTCAACGACAGCTCGGAGCTGCACGCGGGCGTGCGCAGCCGCGTGCTCGACCGCAGCTACGTGGAAGCTGCGGCAAAGGCGCAGGAAGAGGGCGGCTTCGACCGCGTGCTGATCCCGTTCGGCTCCAACACGCCGGAAAGCCAGATCGTCGCGGCCTACGCCTCGGCGATCACGACGAAGCTCGGATTCCTCGTCGCGCACCGCCCCGGCTTCACGCAGCCGACCGTGGCGGCGCGGCAGCTCGCGACGCTCGACCAGTTGAGCGGCGGGCGCGTCGCCGTCCACATCATCACCGGCGGCGCCGACGAGGAGATGGCGCGGGACGGCGATACCGGCACCACCAAGGCGGAGCGCTACGCGCGCACGGACGAATATATCGACATCCTGCGGCAGGAATGGACGGCGGCGAAGCCGTTCGATCACAAGGGCCGCTTCTACGACGTGAAGGGCGCGTTCAGTTCGGTGAAGCCGGACAATCTGCCCGTGTTCTTCGGCGGGTCCTCGGACGAGGCGATCGACGTCGCCGGCCGCCATGCGGACGTCTATGCGCTGTGGGGCGAAACGCTGGAGCAGGTCGGCGAGATCGTCCGCCGCGTGCGGACCTCGGCGGCGCGGCACGGGCGTCATCCGGGCTTCTCGCTGTCGCTGCGGCCGGTGATCGCCGACACCGAGGAAGCGGCGTGGAAGAAGGCGCGCGAGATCGAGGACCGGGTGCGCGCCAACCGGGAGGCCGCCAGCCTGCCGACGAGCGGACACCGCCCGCCCAATGCCGGGTCGCTCAGGCTTCTGGAAACCGCGACGGGCAATCGCCGCGACGCGCGGCTCTGGACCGGCGTCGCGGCGCTGACCGGCGCGGCCGGGAACAGCACGGGCCTCGTCGGCACGCCGGAGCAGGTCGCCGATGCGCTACTCGATTATTACGACATCGGCATCGACCATTTCCTCATCCGCGGTTTCGAGCCGCTCAAGGATTCGATCCAGTACGGCCGGGACCTGATCCCGCTGGTGCGCGAGCGCGTTGCGGCGCGGGCCGCGTCGCAGACGGCCATCGCGAGCTGAGATGGCGGACGCAAGGAGCGTGAAGGGCTGGATTGTCGCTGCTGTCGCCGCGGCGCTCGTCGTCGCGGCGGGCGCGGCATTCCTGCTGCGCGGCGACGCCTCCGGCGACGTGCTGCGCGTCGCCAACCAGCGCGGCTCGACGAAATCCATGATGATCGCCGCGGGCGTGCTCCGGGATGCGCCCTACCGTGTCGAATGGTCGGAGTTCCCCGCGGCCCAGCATCTTCTGGAAGCGCTCGGAAGCGGGGCGGTCGATCTCGGTCTCGCGGGCGATGCGCCGTTCATCTTCGCCTATCAGAGCGGCAGCCCGATCAAGGCCGTCGGCGCCCAGGTCACGCAGGCGCGTCTGCCGGGCGGGCTGGCGATCGTGGTACGGAAGGAGTCGCCCGTAAACAGCTTCCGCGACCTTGCCGGCAAGCGGATCGCGACGACGCGCGGTTCCGTGGGGCATCATCTGGTGCTGGAGGCGCTCGAGCGGGAAGGGCTGGAGGCGGACGATGTGGTCACGGTCTTCCTGCCGCCCGGCGACGCCAAGGCGGCTTTCGATCGGGGCTCCATCGACGCGTGGGCGACGTGGGCGCCCTACACGACGCTCGCGATCGCCGAAGGCGCGCGCATTGTCGCGGACGGCAGCGCGTTCGGCCTCTCCGCGAGCTTCGAGATCGCCCATGTTTCGGCGATCGAACCGAAGCAGACCCTGATCGAAGATTTCCTGCGGCGCGAGGGGCAAGCGCTCGCCTGGGTGCAGGCCAATCCGGAAACCTATGCCAAGGTGCTTTCCCGGGAAACGGGCCTGCCGATCGAGATCGCCCGCGAGGTCGTGGTGCGCAACAGGCGCGCCGCGGCGCCGATCGACGCGGCGATCATACGCCATGAACAGGCCATCGCCGACCGCTTCGCGCGAAACGGTATCCTGAAGGTCGGCCGTCCCGTATCGGAGGCTTTCGACACCCGGTTCTCCGACCGGATTTTCGCGGCCGGCGAAGAGGACGCCGCACGCGACTGAGGCGTTGCGGCGGCGCGGCCGATACCGCGCCGCCGGATGCCGGCCTCAAAGGTCCGCGTAGAGCGGTTCGTCGGCGATCAGCACGCGTTCGAGAAGGCGCGGGAAGTCGCCGTAGTTGCGGACCGCGTAGTGCACGGCGGCGCGGTTGTCCCAGAACGCGACCGAATCGGGCTTCCACGAGAAGCGCACCTGGAATTCCGGGCGCTTGTACTGGCGCAGGACCTCATCCAGAAGCTCGCGGCTCTCCGAAAGTTCGAGGCCGAGGATCTGCGGCTTCTGCGTGTAATTCACCCAGAGGACCTTCTGCCCGGTTTCGCGGTGCGTGCGCACGACGGGATGCGCGACGACCGGATAGTCGTGCCCCTTCGCGTTGAGCGCGGCGCGGAAATCGTGCGTGACGTGGAGCCCTTCGAGACGGGCCTTCAGATCGTCCGGCAACGCCTCGTAAGCGAGATTGGCATCCACCCAGATCGTGTCGCCGCCCGTTTCCGGCAACGTGACGGCACGCAGCACCGCGCCCCATGTCGGGACGAGGCGCCAGCTCGTATCGGTGTGATACGCGTCTCCGGGCTTCACGTCGCGGGCGCGTTCCTTTTCGTATTTCGCGGCCTCGATCGCCGAGATCTGGTGAAGCGGCGCGATCTTCGGATCGCGCTTCGTGCTCGGGTGCGTGTAGAGTGGGCCGAATCGCGCCGCGAACGCGGCCTGGCTGGCGTTGTCGAGGCTCTGGTCGCGGAAGAAAACGACCTTGTGTTTCAGAACGGCGGCGCGAATCGCATCGCGCACCGCGTCGCTGATCGGGCGGCTGAGGTCGATGCCGCCGATCTCCGCGCCGATGGTCGGCTGGAGCGGGCGAATATCGAGTTCGACATGGGATGACGGGGGAATGGCGAGTGCTTCAGTCATGGGTTTCACCTTGCTGTGGATAGGGACGATTTCGAAGTCCATCGGCAAGGCTACGGAAGGAATTCACGGCCGTGTTATGAATAGTGGGTGGCGATCTATCAGTTTATCTGAAAGGCGCGCCATATTGGCTTTCGCGATAGGTTCATTTGCAGAATTGATACCGGCCGGTTTGCCTTTTCCGCCGCGACCTGCTTTTTCGGGGCGAACGACAGGAGCGCAGGAACCGGATGCAATATCGCCGCCTTGGAAATACCGACATCGACGTGAGTGCCATTTGTCTCGGCACGATGACATGGGGCTCCCAGAACACCGAGGCCGAGGCGCACGCGCAGATTGATCTGGCGCTCGATCGCGGCGTCAATTTCATCGACACGGCGGAGGCCTATCCGGTGACGCCGGTGAGCCGGGAAACGCAGGGGCGCACCGAGGAATTCATCGGCAGCTGGATCGCGGGCCGGAAGCGCCGCGATTCGATCGTCCTCGCGACGAAGGTTGCGGGTCCCGGACGCCCCGGCGATCCCCGCCGGTTCCGCGACGGCAACAACCGGCTCGACCGCCGCAATATCGAAGAGGCCGTGGACGCGAGCCTGCGGCGGCTGCAGACCGACTATATCGACCTCTACCAGCTGCACTGGCCGGATCGCGCGGTTCCGAGTTTCGGCCGCCGGGGCCTTGCGACGCTCGCGGATCATCCGGATACCGTCCCGATCGCGGAAACGCTCGCCGTGCTGGGCGACCTGATCAAGGCAGGCAAGATCCGCCATGTCGGCGTTTCGAACGAAACCGCGTGGGGCGTCGGCGAATACCTTCGTATCGCGCGCGAGACGGGATTGCCGCGGATCGTCTCGATCCAGAACCCGTACAATCTGCTGAACCGCCTTTTCGAAATCGGGCTTTCGGAGTTCGCGCTGCGCGAGCAGGTCGGCCTGCTCGCCTACTCCCCGCTCGCAGGCGGCCATCTCACCGGGAAATATCTCGGCGGCACGATTCCGGAAGGCTCGCGCCGCGCGGTTGCCGGGCAGTTCGTTCGCTATGAGAACGCCGCGCAGCCGGTCGCCAGCGCGCGCTACGTGGCGACGGCGCACGCGCACGGAATCGATCCGGCGCAGTTCGCGCTTGCGTTCGTGAACAGCAGGCCGTTCGTCACCTCCACGATCGTCGGCGCCACGTCGCTCGCGCAACTGGAAACCGACATCGGCAGCATCGACGTCACGCTCGATGAAAGCGCCTTCGCCGCGATCGACGCCGTGCAGCGGGATATTCCGGACCCGTGCCCCTGAGCGCTGGATGAGCGCCATATAAGGCGGCTTCATAAGCGTATCAGACATACGCGTTCGCCTTGCTCCGTGCGTGGGCATAGGCTCCGGGCAATCTTCCTCAATCCACGGAAATCGCCCCATGAGCACGTCCCGCAAGATCAAACTCGGCTTCATCCTTCACGGCGTCGGACGCACGTGGAACGACTGGCGCCACCCCGACCGCGACGTCAATGCCAGCACGAGCTTCCGCTTCTACAAGCAGCAGGCGCAGCTCGCCGAGAAAGGCAGGTTCGATTTCCTGTTCGTGGCGGACAGCCTGTCGATCAACGAGAAATCGAGCCCGCACTATCTGAACCGGATCGAACCGATCACGATCCTGTCCGCGCTCGCCGCCGTCACCGATCACATCGGCCTCGTCGGCACGCTCACGGTCAGCTATTCCGAGCCTTTCAACGTCGCGCGCCAGTTCGCCTCGCTCGATCACATCTCGGGCGGGCGCGCGGCGTGGAACGTCGTGACCTCGTGGCTCGGCGACACGGCGGCGAACTTCAGCAAGGCGGAGCACCCTGCGCACAATGTCCGCTACCGGATCGCCGCCGAATATCTCGATGTCGTGCAGGGGTTGTGGGACAGTTGGGAGGATGACGCCCACGTCGGCGACAAGGAAAGCGGCGTCTTCGTCGATCCGGACAAGCTGCACAGGCTGGACCACAAGGGCGAATTCTTCCAGGTGCGGGGACCGCTCAACATCAAGCGCTCGCCGCAGGGGCAGCCGGTGATCTTCCAGGCGGGCGCGTCCGACGACGGCCGCAACTTCGCGGCGAAGCGCGCCGAGGCGATCTTCACCCATGCGCCGACCTTCGAGGACGGCGTCGCCTACTACGGCGACGTGAAGGCGCGCGCGAAGGGCTTCGGCCGCGATCCGGAGGCGCTCTACGTCCTGCCCGGCATTTCCCCGATCATCGGCGAGACCGACGCGGATGCGGAAGCGAAATATCGGGAGCTTGCCGCGCTCGAATCGCTCGATACCGGCTTCGGGTTCCTGTCCCGCACCTTCAACGATCACGATTTCCGCCAGTACGATCTCGACGCGCCGTTCCCGGACGTGGAGCATATCGGGCTCAACAGCCAGCAGAGCGGCACCAGGCGCATTCTCGCCGAGGTCCGCGCCGGGAACCTGACGCTGCGGCAGGTGGTGGAGCGTCTTGCGACGCCGCGCGGTGCATTCGTCGGATCGCCGGAAACGGTCGCGGATACGCTCCAGCACTGGTTCGAGAACGGCGCGGCGGACGGTTTCGTCGTCTTCGAGCCGCTGCCGGGACAGCTCGACCTGTTCGTGGAGAAGGTCATCCCGATCCTTCAGCAGCGCGGGCTGTTCAGGACCGAGTACGAGGGCGCGACATTCCGGGAAAACCTCGGCCTGCCGTTTCCCGGGAACCGCTACACGCTCGCGCGCGCCGAACGCTCGGTCGCCTGATTCAAACGGCCGTACCCTGGGGCGCGCATCGCCTGCGCCCGACTTCAGGCGGGTCTTCCGGTACAGGAAGACCCGCCTTTTTTCGTGGGCTTGACCCTCTTCCGCTTGAGAAAGGCTGATGGGTTCGGATTTGTAAAATCAAATTGTCAACTATATTGATAGAGTATAGCTTTCCCGTATCAACGCAGCACGGGAGAAAGCCGATGAGCAGCAACGAACCCCATATCCTGAACGTGCCGGGGCTGAACAACTCGGGCGAGCGGCATTGGCAGACCCTTTGGGAGCGGACGCGCACGGATACGTCGCGCGCCGAGCTCGGCCTCTGGGACCAGCCGCACCGCAACAGCTGGGTGACGCGGCTCAACGCCGCGATCGAGGCTTCGCCCAAGCCGGTGATTCTCGTCGCGCACAGTCTCGGCTGCCATGCGGTCGCGTGGTGGGTGGCGTTGCAGGGGCAGAGCTACGGCTGGCCCGTGGCCGGCGCATTGCTCGTCGCGCCGCCGGATATCGAGCGCGGAAAGGAGGGGCGCTTCGCCACCTTCCGCAACCTT
Coding sequences:
- a CDS encoding LLM class flavin-dependent oxidoreductase — translated: MSVKFIGYIGFNDSSELHAGVRSRVLDRSYVEAAAKAQEEGGFDRVLIPFGSNTPESQIVAAYASAITTKLGFLVAHRPGFTQPTVAARQLATLDQLSGGRVAVHIITGGADEEMARDGDTGTTKAERYARTDEYIDILRQEWTAAKPFDHKGRFYDVKGAFSSVKPDNLPVFFGGSSDEAIDVAGRHADVYALWGETLEQVGEIVRRVRTSAARHGRHPGFSLSLRPVIADTEEAAWKKAREIEDRVRANREAASLPTSGHRPPNAGSLRLLETATGNRRDARLWTGVAALTGAAGNSTGLVGTPEQVADALLDYYDIGIDHFLIRGFEPLKDSIQYGRDLIPLVRERVAARAASQTAIAS
- a CDS encoding ABC transporter substrate-binding protein — protein: MADARSVKGWIVAAVAAALVVAAGAAFLLRGDASGDVLRVANQRGSTKSMMIAAGVLRDAPYRVEWSEFPAAQHLLEALGSGAVDLGLAGDAPFIFAYQSGSPIKAVGAQVTQARLPGGLAIVVRKESPVNSFRDLAGKRIATTRGSVGHHLVLEALEREGLEADDVVTVFLPPGDAKAAFDRGSIDAWATWAPYTTLAIAEGARIVADGSAFGLSASFEIAHVSAIEPKQTLIEDFLRREGQALAWVQANPETYAKVLSRETGLPIEIAREVVVRNRRAAAPIDAAIIRHEQAIADRFARNGILKVGRPVSEAFDTRFSDRIFAAGEEDAARD
- a CDS encoding TauD/TfdA dioxygenase family protein, which gives rise to MTEALAIPPSSHVELDIRPLQPTIGAEIGGIDLSRPISDAVRDAIRAAVLKHKVVFFRDQSLDNASQAAFAARFGPLYTHPSTKRDPKIAPLHQISAIEAAKYEKERARDVKPGDAYHTDTSWRLVPTWGAVLRAVTLPETGGDTIWVDANLAYEALPDDLKARLEGLHVTHDFRAALNAKGHDYPVVAHPVVRTHRETGQKVLWVNYTQKPQILGLELSESRELLDEVLRQYKRPEFQVRFSWKPDSVAFWDNRAAVHYAVRNYGDFPRLLERVLIADEPLYADL
- a CDS encoding aldo/keto reductase — its product is MQYRRLGNTDIDVSAICLGTMTWGSQNTEAEAHAQIDLALDRGVNFIDTAEAYPVTPVSRETQGRTEEFIGSWIAGRKRRDSIVLATKVAGPGRPGDPRRFRDGNNRLDRRNIEEAVDASLRRLQTDYIDLYQLHWPDRAVPSFGRRGLATLADHPDTVPIAETLAVLGDLIKAGKIRHVGVSNETAWGVGEYLRIARETGLPRIVSIQNPYNLLNRLFEIGLSEFALREQVGLLAYSPLAGGHLTGKYLGGTIPEGSRRAVAGQFVRYENAAQPVASARYVATAHAHGIDPAQFALAFVNSRPFVTSTIVGATSLAQLETDIGSIDVTLDESAFAAIDAVQRDIPDPCP
- a CDS encoding LLM class flavin-dependent oxidoreductase, which codes for MSTSRKIKLGFILHGVGRTWNDWRHPDRDVNASTSFRFYKQQAQLAEKGRFDFLFVADSLSINEKSSPHYLNRIEPITILSALAAVTDHIGLVGTLTVSYSEPFNVARQFASLDHISGGRAAWNVVTSWLGDTAANFSKAEHPAHNVRYRIAAEYLDVVQGLWDSWEDDAHVGDKESGVFVDPDKLHRLDHKGEFFQVRGPLNIKRSPQGQPVIFQAGASDDGRNFAAKRAEAIFTHAPTFEDGVAYYGDVKARAKGFGRDPEALYVLPGISPIIGETDADAEAKYRELAALESLDTGFGFLSRTFNDHDFRQYDLDAPFPDVEHIGLNSQQSGTRRILAEVRAGNLTLRQVVERLATPRGAFVGSPETVADTLQHWFENGAADGFVVFEPLPGQLDLFVEKVIPILQQRGLFRTEYEGATFRENLGLPFPGNRYTLARAERSVA
- a CDS encoding RBBP9/YdeN family alpha/beta hydrolase gives rise to the protein MSSNEPHILNVPGLNNSGERHWQTLWERTRTDTSRAELGLWDQPHRNSWVTRLNAAIEASPKPVILVAHSLGCHAVAWWVALQGQSYGWPVAGALLVAPPDIERGKEGRFATFRNLPDVFLPFPSIVVASRNDHYADFAHAAGLARGWGSFLVDAGNCGHINADSDIGEWQFGQRLLDRLIVAAKGRDRPDAPVERRAAERFLAARPLRGSDPAGQETATVSH